From a single Balneolales bacterium ANBcel1 genomic region:
- a CDS encoding MFS transporter gives MSDQTTPQKYKIPILEKAAFGAGHLVNNLLPGALGVFQFFLLTAFGIDPFLAGLLGGLPRLWDAITDPIMGYITDNTQSRFGRRKPYIFVGAILAGIMFILLWQLDPDGTQAYNFWYFLFFSILFITANTIFSTPLIGLGYEMTPDYKERTRLMGFAQTIGQFAWMIVPWFWVIIANPDLFDTQAEGVHQLAVIVGAGCMLIGILPGLFCKEVDQSRITNRAELNVKSIAKNFKDLLSKIVEVAKNRPFVRLCGATFLVFNGFQMVASFSYFIILFYIFNGDYGDAGSWPAWFSTVSAATTAFLVIPIITWIANKVGKRNAFVISTLISIAGYMLKWWGFSPDNPWLMFMPIPLMSFGIGGLFTLMMSMTADVCDLDEYYNGMPRKEGTFGAIYWWMVKLGHGVSLVLSGLVLKLVGFDQNAAVQTAETMTHLRIADILIPAFTAALAIWVMWGYDLSEKKANEIKEELVRRRGEL, from the coding sequence ATGTCAGACCAAACGACTCCCCAAAAGTATAAAATACCTATCCTCGAAAAGGCTGCATTTGGTGCAGGCCATCTCGTCAATAACTTGTTGCCGGGGGCTCTTGGTGTTTTTCAATTCTTTCTGCTTACGGCGTTTGGTATTGACCCGTTTCTGGCCGGTTTGCTTGGCGGCTTGCCCAGGCTGTGGGATGCCATCACGGATCCGATCATGGGATATATCACCGATAACACGCAATCCCGGTTCGGACGAAGGAAGCCGTATATTTTCGTGGGCGCTATCCTGGCCGGTATTATGTTTATTTTGCTTTGGCAGCTCGATCCCGATGGGACACAGGCGTATAATTTCTGGTATTTTCTGTTCTTTTCGATTCTCTTCATTACAGCAAATACTATTTTTTCCACCCCATTGATCGGTCTCGGGTATGAGATGACCCCTGACTATAAAGAGCGGACCCGGCTCATGGGTTTTGCGCAAACGATTGGGCAGTTCGCCTGGATGATTGTGCCCTGGTTCTGGGTTATTATCGCCAATCCGGATCTGTTTGACACCCAGGCAGAAGGCGTGCATCAGCTGGCTGTCATTGTGGGTGCCGGTTGTATGCTGATCGGGATACTGCCCGGTCTGTTCTGCAAGGAGGTCGATCAGTCCCGGATCACAAACAGGGCTGAGCTCAATGTAAAATCGATCGCGAAGAATTTTAAAGACCTGTTGTCGAAGATTGTCGAGGTTGCAAAAAACAGGCCCTTTGTACGCCTTTGCGGCGCAACGTTTCTGGTGTTCAACGGCTTCCAGATGGTGGCATCGTTCAGCTATTTCATCATTCTGTTCTACATTTTCAATGGGGATTACGGCGACGCCGGATCCTGGCCTGCCTGGTTTTCAACCGTCAGTGCCGCTACTACGGCATTTCTTGTGATTCCGATCATCACGTGGATCGCGAACAAAGTCGGAAAGCGCAATGCCTTTGTGATTTCGACATTGATATCAATTGCCGGGTACATGCTGAAGTGGTGGGGCTTTTCGCCGGATAACCCGTGGCTGATGTTCATGCCGATCCCGCTGATGTCGTTTGGAATTGGTGGCCTGTTCACATTGATGATGAGTATGACGGCGGATGTGTGTGATCTGGATGAGTATTATAACGGAATGCCACGCAAGGAGGGAACATTTGGTGCTATTTACTGGTGGATGGTGAAGCTGGGTCATGGCGTATCGCTTGTACTGAGTGGCCTTGTGCTGAAGCTGGTAGGGTTTGACCAGAACGCAGCCGTTCAGACCGCGGAAACAATGACCCACCTGAGAATTGCCGATATTCTGATACCCGCCTTCACCGCCGCACTGGCCATCTGGGTCATGTGGGGGTACGACCTGTCAGAGAAAAAGGCCAACGAAATTAAAGAAGAGCTGGTGCGACGCAGAGGGGAGCTGTAG
- a CDS encoding glycosyl hydrolase family 17 protein: MTPINKKPYLLLIPFLAAVLVFSCTRQDVHDFSSIQVTAEDILGDPEYQAISFGAYRDTTRDVQPTLPQLREDVKLLHAMGVRLLRTYNVHYDEAENLLKVIRELMDEDPEFEMYLMLGAWIDCKNAWTDEPDRIRDEESERNAEEIARAVELAQQYPEIVKIIAVGNEAMVHWAWEYYVEPAIILRWVNYLQDLKRQGELPETLWITSSDNFASWGGGGEEYHNEDLNELIRAVDFISMHTYPMHDTHYNPEFWGVPEEEEHLGDLEKIHAAMERSREYAISQYESVVDYMEGLGVDKPVHVGETGWATVSTDGYGVDGSRAADEYKSGLYYHHIRDWSNREGISVFYFEAFDEPWKDAGNPLGSENHFGLINLDAEAKYPIWDLVDQGVFDGLTRDGMPITKTYGGDLDSLMQDVLVPPTMAEIMEAGDSE; encoded by the coding sequence ATGACTCCCATCAACAAGAAACCATATTTGCTGCTGATCCCTTTTCTGGCAGCCGTGCTTGTGTTCTCCTGTACCCGGCAGGATGTTCACGACTTCTCTTCTATCCAGGTTACGGCTGAGGATATCCTCGGCGACCCTGAGTATCAGGCCATATCCTTCGGCGCCTACCGCGACACCACGCGGGACGTCCAGCCTACGCTTCCTCAGTTGAGGGAGGATGTGAAGCTGCTGCATGCCATGGGCGTACGGCTGCTCCGAACGTACAATGTGCATTATGATGAAGCGGAGAATCTGCTGAAAGTGATTCGTGAGTTGATGGATGAGGATCCGGAGTTTGAAATGTACCTGATGCTGGGCGCCTGGATCGACTGCAAAAATGCCTGGACGGATGAGCCCGACCGCATCCGGGATGAAGAGAGTGAGCGAAACGCTGAAGAAATCGCCCGTGCCGTTGAGCTGGCGCAGCAATATCCGGAAATCGTCAAGATCATTGCCGTAGGAAATGAGGCCATGGTGCACTGGGCATGGGAGTATTATGTAGAACCGGCGATCATCCTGCGATGGGTTAATTATCTGCAGGATTTGAAGCGGCAGGGGGAGTTACCCGAAACACTCTGGATCACCAGCTCCGATAATTTCGCCTCCTGGGGCGGCGGGGGTGAGGAATATCACAACGAGGACCTGAACGAGCTGATTCGTGCTGTGGATTTCATCTCCATGCACACCTACCCGATGCACGATACACATTATAACCCGGAGTTCTGGGGGGTTCCCGAAGAGGAAGAGCACCTGGGCGATTTGGAAAAGATTCACGCGGCAATGGAGCGATCCCGGGAATATGCCATCTCGCAATATGAGAGTGTTGTCGACTATATGGAAGGGCTTGGTGTGGACAAGCCGGTGCATGTCGGTGAGACCGGATGGGCAACGGTTTCAACAGACGGATACGGAGTGGATGGGTCCCGCGCTGCGGATGAGTACAAGTCCGGGCTCTATTATCACCATATCAGAGACTGGTCCAATCGCGAAGGGATCTCGGTATTCTATTTCGAAGCATTCGATGAGCCATGGAAAGATGCCGGAAACCCGCTCGGCTCCGAAAATCATTTCGGGCTGATCAATCTGGATGCAGAGGCCAAATACCCGATTTGGGATCTGGTGGATCAGGGTGTTTTTGACGGATTGACCCGTGACGGTATGCCCATCACAAAAACGTATGGTGGCGATCTGGACTCGTTGATGCAGGATGTGCTGGTACCACCAACCATGGCCGAAATTATGGAAGCAGGTGATTCCGAATAA
- a CDS encoding glycoside hydrolase family 2 TIM barrel-domain containing protein, which produces MMKRVAKVLIFCFMCVLPASPGFAGQVVEVSEGPDGWVLLVDNKPLMVNGMNWDYFPIGTNYEYVVWDESDDFIKKALDHEMGLLQDIGVNAIRVYKGIPPRWITYIYDNFGIYTMLNHSFGRYGLTIEDEWVADTDYSDQRVIDMLMQEVADLAEEFRGTRGLLLYLLGNENNYGLFWSGAETEDIPEEDPVARERARHMYRLFNKAAVAMKEIDPNRPVAMANGDLLFLDIIAEEVPDMDIFGANVYRGVSFTYLYDRVKEKYDKPVLLTEFGADAYNAKTEEEDQLCQAYYVHGNWQEVYEYAAGMGKTGNSVGGFTFQFSDGWWKHGQTYDLDVHNTEATWANAAYECDYVEGENNMNEEWFGVMAKGPTDSLGHYPLYPRAAYYVLKEAHLFDPYAPDATPEMLEEHFDNISLKDAWRRAKQTRN; this is translated from the coding sequence ATGATGAAAAGAGTAGCCAAAGTTTTGATATTCTGTTTCATGTGTGTGCTTCCGGCTTCCCCGGGATTTGCCGGGCAGGTCGTGGAGGTTTCCGAAGGTCCGGATGGATGGGTTTTGCTGGTGGACAACAAGCCCCTGATGGTAAACGGCATGAACTGGGACTACTTCCCGATTGGCACCAACTATGAGTATGTGGTGTGGGACGAGTCCGATGACTTCATCAAAAAAGCCCTCGATCATGAGATGGGATTGCTGCAAGACATTGGTGTGAACGCCATTCGTGTTTACAAGGGTATCCCGCCCCGATGGATTACCTATATATACGACAACTTCGGTATCTACACCATGCTGAACCACTCCTTTGGCCGGTACGGGTTAACCATTGAAGACGAGTGGGTTGCAGACACGGACTACTCGGATCAACGAGTTATAGACATGCTGATGCAGGAAGTGGCCGATCTGGCTGAGGAGTTCAGGGGAACACGCGGCCTGCTGCTGTACCTGCTTGGCAACGAGAATAACTATGGACTCTTCTGGAGTGGTGCCGAAACGGAGGATATTCCGGAGGAAGATCCCGTGGCGCGGGAGAGGGCCCGGCATATGTACCGCCTGTTTAACAAGGCAGCCGTTGCCATGAAGGAGATCGATCCAAACCGGCCGGTCGCCATGGCAAACGGGGATCTGCTGTTTCTGGATATCATCGCGGAGGAAGTCCCGGACATGGATATCTTCGGGGCCAATGTTTACCGCGGAGTCTCCTTTACCTATTTGTACGACCGTGTGAAAGAAAAATATGATAAACCGGTGCTGCTTACGGAATTCGGCGCCGATGCGTACAACGCGAAAACAGAGGAGGAAGACCAACTTTGCCAGGCCTACTATGTACACGGTAACTGGCAGGAGGTCTATGAATATGCCGCTGGAATGGGGAAAACCGGCAACTCTGTCGGTGGGTTCACCTTTCAGTTCAGTGACGGCTGGTGGAAGCATGGCCAGACCTACGATCTGGACGTGCACAACACCGAAGCGACATGGGCCAACGCCGCCTATGAATGTGACTATGTGGAAGGCGAGAACAATATGAACGAAGAGTGGTTCGGAGTCATGGCCAAAGGCCCGACAGACTCCCTGGGGCACTATCCACTTTACCCCAGAGCCGCCTATTATGTGCTCAAAGAGGCCCACTTATTCGACCCCTATGCGCCGGATGCAACACCGGAAATGCTCGAAGAGCATTTTGATAACATCTCCCTGAAGGACGCCTGGCGAAGAGCCAAACAGACAAGAAATTAA
- a CDS encoding glycoside hydrolase family 3 N-terminal domain-containing protein has translation MRHSESKTDPGTKRDGEHHKTVPYRNASLPVSERVEDLLSRMTLYEKIGQMTQLDITLINTTGEQRDVELDPEKARDFILNHHIGSFLNGEAVSAGAWYEFMKELARIAVEESRLGIPIIYGIDHIHGASYLEGATYFPQSLNLAATFNPEHAQNTGKITALESADLGHHWIFAPVLDLGVNPLWPRLWETFGEDPYLAGVMGAAYVTGLQDNDDTAPFKQAATGKHFLGYSDPRSGWDRTPAHLPMQQIHEFHRPAFQKAVDAGLKTIMTNSGEVNGIPVPASHELLTVLLREKMGFDGVIVTDWDDIGKLTDFHYTADSFKEATRQSVMAGIDMSMTPLHLDFNTSLLELVEEGQIPEERIDESVRRILRLKFELGLFEHPLPRNDRFDRIGHADNRQKALDAARESIILLKNDNELLPLCRPAKIGVMGPSADSKRNLSGGWTIAWQGGHESQYPEEMRTVYSALKDSYPDAEIVLFGRDDIPDAGNASDSDRKSFLDKVDGLDAVIYAGGEKPYCEFAGNINDINLPQKQIDELGMLAQSETPVILVLIQGRPRRISDILESTDAILYAGLPGFEGARAIADVISGKVNPSGKMPVTYPMEPNHFLPYNHKKSNLYFFDPARANQIIQGELTTSTFPFGFGLSYTTFEYSDLKLSADSMDENGSIEATVTVTNTGRAEGKETVLWFISTHTGRITRPVKELKHFERTTLKPGASAALTFVITPDQLSYPDENGEMILEKGSYSVRVAELKKDFKIIA, from the coding sequence ATGAGACATTCGGAGTCAAAAACGGATCCCGGAACGAAGCGGGACGGGGAGCATCACAAAACCGTACCCTACAGAAATGCGTCTCTGCCGGTCAGTGAGCGGGTTGAAGACCTCCTGTCACGAATGACGCTGTACGAGAAGATCGGTCAGATGACTCAGCTTGACATCACCCTGATCAACACCACCGGGGAACAGAGGGATGTGGAGCTTGATCCTGAGAAAGCTCGGGACTTTATCCTGAACCATCACATCGGCTCGTTCTTAAATGGGGAAGCGGTTTCGGCCGGGGCCTGGTATGAGTTCATGAAGGAGCTTGCCCGTATCGCTGTGGAGGAAAGCCGCCTGGGCATACCCATTATTTACGGCATTGACCATATACATGGGGCAAGTTATCTGGAAGGAGCCACATATTTTCCTCAGAGCCTTAATCTTGCAGCAACATTCAACCCCGAGCATGCCCAGAACACCGGCAAGATCACCGCGCTGGAATCAGCCGATCTGGGACATCACTGGATATTCGCACCTGTGCTTGACCTTGGTGTAAATCCGCTCTGGCCGCGTCTGTGGGAAACGTTTGGAGAAGATCCGTATTTGGCCGGTGTGATGGGCGCCGCATATGTCACCGGACTGCAAGACAACGACGACACCGCTCCCTTCAAACAGGCTGCCACCGGCAAGCATTTTCTCGGTTATTCCGACCCGCGGTCGGGATGGGATCGCACTCCTGCTCATCTGCCCATGCAGCAGATACATGAATTTCACCGCCCGGCCTTCCAGAAAGCTGTTGATGCCGGACTAAAAACCATAATGACCAACAGCGGCGAGGTGAATGGTATCCCGGTTCCGGCATCGCACGAGCTGCTGACCGTGCTTCTTCGCGAAAAAATGGGTTTTGACGGCGTAATCGTAACAGACTGGGACGATATCGGCAAGCTGACAGACTTCCATTACACGGCCGATAGTTTCAAGGAAGCAACCCGCCAGTCGGTCATGGCAGGCATCGACATGAGTATGACCCCGCTTCACCTCGATTTCAACACATCCCTGCTGGAACTTGTGGAGGAAGGGCAAATTCCGGAAGAGCGGATCGACGAATCCGTGCGAAGAATCCTCAGGCTGAAGTTTGAACTGGGCCTTTTTGAGCACCCCTTACCGCGCAACGACCGTTTCGACCGAATCGGTCATGCGGATAACCGGCAAAAAGCGCTTGATGCCGCCCGGGAGTCCATCATCCTGCTGAAAAACGATAATGAACTGCTGCCGTTGTGCCGCCCGGCAAAAATCGGTGTCATGGGACCATCCGCCGACAGCAAAAGAAACCTGTCCGGTGGCTGGACCATAGCCTGGCAGGGAGGCCATGAATCACAGTATCCGGAAGAGATGCGCACCGTGTACAGCGCTTTGAAAGATTCGTACCCGGATGCCGAAATCGTGCTGTTTGGGCGGGATGACATCCCTGATGCCGGGAATGCATCGGATTCGGACCGCAAGTCTTTCCTCGACAAAGTGGACGGGCTGGACGCGGTAATCTACGCAGGTGGCGAAAAACCGTACTGTGAGTTCGCAGGCAATATCAACGACATCAATCTCCCACAGAAACAGATTGATGAGCTGGGGATGCTGGCACAGTCTGAGACACCGGTCATCCTGGTACTGATCCAGGGCCGGCCGCGCCGAATCAGTGACATTCTGGAGAGTACAGACGCCATCCTCTACGCCGGGTTACCCGGATTTGAGGGAGCCCGTGCCATCGCCGATGTCATCAGCGGGAAGGTCAACCCGAGTGGCAAAATGCCGGTCACCTATCCAATGGAACCGAATCACTTTCTGCCATACAATCATAAAAAAAGCAATCTCTACTTTTTTGATCCGGCCCGGGCAAATCAGATCATCCAGGGAGAACTTACGACTTCCACGTTCCCGTTCGGATTCGGCCTTAGCTATACCACGTTCGAATATTCCGACCTGAAACTCAGTGCGGATTCCATGGACGAAAACGGCAGTATAGAGGCCACCGTAACCGTCACCAATACCGGACGGGCGGAAGGCAAAGAGACGGTTCTCTGGTTCATTTCTACCCATACGGGGCGTATTACCCGCCCTGTAAAAGAGTTGAAACACTTCGAGCGGACTACTCTGAAGCCGGGCGCATCGGCTGCACTCACATTTGTCATTACCCCGGATCAGTTATCCTATCCAGATGAAAACGGAGAGATGATACTCGAAAAAGGTTCGTACAGTGTCCGGGTCGCCGAACTGAAGAAAGATTTCAAAATCATAGCCTAA
- a CDS encoding glycoside hydrolase family 3 N-terminal domain-containing protein, translating into MKNHPLEISLKNVLAIFVLIPLIALASACSSAVEDEPDYLNPDVPVEQRVEDLLSRMTLEEKIGQMTQINISEINTDEQHKVELDPDRARHVASTYQIGSFLNGFAYPAEDWHAFIHELQTIIIEESRLGIPMIYGIDHMHGASYLLGSTIFPHNINMANSFNVDMARAMGEITTIESAPLGHHWNFAPVMDIGRDPRWARFYETFGEDPYLASVLGRAYTEGLEGETSVMPYKMAGTAKHFIGYSTPHSGWDRSPAEISQQALQEIHRPPFQAVVDAGIKTVMINSGEVNGVPVHASKPLLTDLLRGQMGFEGVILTDWADIIKLTTYDVIGYQQQHYHHIAETEKEATRMAISAGIDMSMTPQSFDFVYYMKELVEEGLLTESRIDESVRRILRLKFDLGLFEHPYPTTEFIDLIGAEEHKEKALQAARESLVLLENRDNLLPLDPAETGNILVVGPRADSKRDLSGGWTLEWQGGPEEMYPDDIHTIFSGLQEQFNSSEVTLMEQIGRPGESQHDRFLASAERADVIVMALGEEPYTEYVGDLEDLTLYRDQLEMAELVAETGTPVVLVIVGGRPRVLSDTARDSETVIFAGLPGFKGGEAFADVISGNFNPSGRLSFTYPAEPSHFATYDHKPTNRTTAAWEFGHGLSYSEFSVDNLRIDSDKINENETITATIDVTNQGPVAGQKNLLWFLRNEVSLITRPVKQLKHFEKVELEPGETVTLSFRIYPEKHLFYPDHTGEMVAESGYYTIMAGEHSDRFYLTVSENRHRSPAAGPSFR; encoded by the coding sequence ATGAAAAATCATCCCCTCGAAATATCCCTGAAAAACGTCCTCGCGATCTTTGTTTTGATACCACTGATTGCCCTCGCTTCCGCCTGCTCATCGGCAGTCGAGGATGAACCCGACTACCTGAATCCGGATGTACCCGTTGAACAAAGAGTGGAGGATCTGCTCTCCCGAATGACCCTCGAGGAGAAAATCGGGCAGATGACCCAGATTAATATCTCGGAAATTAACACGGATGAACAGCACAAAGTGGAGCTTGATCCGGACAGAGCAAGGCATGTGGCATCCACCTATCAAATCGGTTCATTTCTCAACGGTTTCGCCTATCCGGCGGAGGACTGGCACGCTTTCATCCACGAGTTGCAGACCATCATCATCGAAGAATCCCGTCTGGGGATACCGATGATCTACGGCATCGACCACATGCACGGGGCAAGTTACCTGCTCGGTAGCACCATCTTTCCGCACAACATCAATATGGCCAACAGTTTTAATGTGGATATGGCCAGAGCCATGGGCGAAATTACAACCATTGAATCGGCACCTCTGGGCCATCACTGGAATTTCGCGCCGGTCATGGACATCGGCAGGGACCCGCGCTGGGCCCGGTTCTACGAAACGTTCGGAGAGGACCCCTACCTGGCATCCGTGCTCGGCCGCGCCTATACGGAAGGGCTGGAAGGTGAAACATCAGTTATGCCTTACAAAATGGCGGGAACGGCCAAACACTTTATCGGATACTCGACGCCCCATTCGGGCTGGGACCGGTCCCCCGCCGAAATCTCGCAGCAAGCGCTTCAGGAGATTCACCGTCCGCCGTTCCAGGCTGTCGTTGACGCGGGAATCAAAACGGTCATGATCAACAGCGGTGAAGTCAACGGTGTTCCGGTGCACGCCTCCAAGCCCCTGCTCACCGACCTGTTGCGTGGACAAATGGGCTTCGAAGGCGTTATTCTGACCGACTGGGCCGACATCATCAAACTGACCACCTACGATGTGATCGGATACCAGCAGCAGCACTATCACCATATCGCCGAGACCGAGAAGGAGGCCACCAGGATGGCCATCTCCGCCGGTATCGACATGAGCATGACTCCACAGTCGTTCGATTTTGTGTACTATATGAAAGAACTGGTTGAGGAAGGACTTCTGACCGAAAGCCGCATCGACGAGTCGGTTCGACGGATACTTCGGCTCAAGTTTGATCTGGGCCTGTTTGAACACCCCTACCCCACAACCGAGTTTATCGATTTGATCGGTGCCGAGGAGCACAAGGAAAAAGCATTGCAGGCCGCCAGGGAGTCGCTGGTTCTGCTTGAAAACCGGGATAACCTGCTTCCGCTCGATCCCGCCGAGACCGGAAACATTCTGGTAGTCGGACCTAGAGCCGATTCAAAACGGGATTTGAGTGGCGGATGGACTCTGGAGTGGCAGGGCGGTCCCGAGGAGATGTATCCGGATGATATCCACACCATCTTTTCCGGCCTTCAGGAGCAGTTCAACAGCTCTGAGGTCACGTTGATGGAGCAAATCGGCAGGCCGGGTGAATCGCAGCATGACCGGTTCCTGGCTTCCGCCGAGAGAGCGGATGTGATTGTGATGGCACTCGGCGAAGAGCCCTATACCGAGTATGTTGGTGATCTGGAAGACCTTACCCTCTACCGTGACCAGCTCGAGATGGCGGAGCTTGTGGCTGAAACCGGCACGCCTGTTGTCCTTGTGATTGTTGGCGGAAGGCCGCGTGTCCTTTCAGATACCGCACGTGACAGCGAAACGGTTATATTTGCGGGTCTGCCAGGATTCAAAGGAGGAGAAGCGTTTGCCGATGTCATTTCAGGCAACTTCAACCCAAGCGGAAGGCTTTCATTTACCTATCCGGCCGAGCCGAGTCATTTTGCCACCTATGATCACAAGCCGACCAACCGCACAACCGCCGCATGGGAGTTCGGCCACGGGTTAAGCTATTCAGAATTCTCCGTAGATAATCTGCGGATCGACTCCGACAAGATCAACGAGAACGAGACTATCACGGCAACGATTGATGTCACCAACCAGGGACCGGTTGCCGGACAAAAGAACTTACTCTGGTTTCTCAGAAATGAAGTCAGCCTGATAACGCGTCCGGTTAAACAGCTGAAACATTTCGAAAAAGTGGAATTGGAGCCCGGAGAAACCGTAACGCTCTCCTTCCGCATCTACCCCGAAAAGCATCTTTTTTATCCGGATCACACCGGAGAGATGGTTGCGGAAAGCGGATACTACACGATTATGGCGGGAGAACACTCGGATCGCTTCTATCTAACTGTCTCCGAAAACCGTCATAGAAGTCCGGCTGCGGGGCCATCTTTCAGATAA
- a CDS encoding tagaturonate epimerase family protein, with the protein MTISEFSNRRDLFNRLEKAAKGKANKPLTVILPDGQGEWEVYPKSIRKSARGGLFVAGNYNRRNALFIVGDAGLKVMERYAGRKIARIPDAIIKKCRLTRNIMRQLREDFPHCAPTGRQNGNLSIAFGDVLGMAGKAQMLAFSGTADLIFSRQCVHQLSRLELDPEDALDAVTWSVFQEGYDGGYAAEACQVTTPEDLEKMLDAGFTRFSVEPANPCLFSLREESKRNLLERMFQLPWIELRDKFELMFNRYINRRIDLPEPEKAAWPGDETERDPLVIIPSEKEVLAAMGIYAETICQVTAMEQVLVRRKCRSKVTLEVSFSRAGGNLTPFEHFFVINELFRRDVHPDYFAPGEITLEHQLVAWLNKGYGLTGEAGQVLDTIHEEFPLTMHGIYPDISYRTALHCIVQKKPDLFRKIWETSRNRFQDVGGESLTSLKIHHIPSVKDYSDHNLAEILETPNTDDFLKVSLLVVMTDRDETGNRYLRQKLMAFLQAHEMLYTEALLETYRLWTGEGREEE; encoded by the coding sequence ATGACGATATCAGAATTCAGCAATCGGCGCGATCTCTTCAACCGTCTGGAGAAGGCGGCAAAGGGCAAGGCCAACAAGCCGTTGACTGTAATACTGCCTGACGGGCAGGGTGAGTGGGAGGTTTACCCAAAATCCATCAGGAAATCGGCCAGGGGAGGGCTATTTGTCGCGGGCAACTACAACCGCAGGAATGCCCTCTTTATCGTGGGCGATGCCGGTCTCAAGGTGATGGAGCGTTATGCCGGCCGAAAGATTGCCAGAATTCCGGATGCCATCATAAAAAAATGCAGGCTTACCAGGAACATTATGCGGCAGCTCCGTGAGGATTTTCCACACTGCGCTCCCACAGGCAGGCAAAATGGCAATCTCAGCATCGCGTTTGGGGATGTGCTTGGTATGGCCGGAAAGGCGCAGATGCTCGCTTTTTCAGGAACCGCCGATCTGATCTTTTCCAGGCAGTGCGTGCATCAGCTGTCCCGGCTGGAACTCGACCCGGAAGACGCGCTTGATGCGGTCACCTGGTCGGTTTTTCAGGAGGGATACGATGGCGGATATGCCGCCGAGGCGTGTCAGGTTACCACCCCGGAAGATCTTGAGAAGATGCTGGATGCCGGCTTCACCCGGTTCTCGGTCGAACCCGCAAATCCGTGCCTTTTTTCGCTGAGAGAAGAGTCCAAGCGCAATTTGCTTGAGCGGATGTTTCAGCTACCCTGGATTGAGCTGCGCGACAAATTTGAGCTCATGTTCAACCGCTATATCAACAGGCGAATCGATTTGCCTGAGCCGGAAAAGGCCGCCTGGCCGGGGGATGAAACGGAACGGGATCCGCTGGTTATCATCCCATCCGAAAAGGAAGTACTGGCGGCAATGGGGATTTATGCAGAGACCATATGTCAGGTTACGGCCATGGAGCAGGTTCTGGTGCGCCGCAAATGCCGCAGCAAAGTAACCCTGGAGGTATCCTTTTCACGAGCCGGCGGCAATCTGACTCCCTTTGAGCACTTTTTTGTGATCAATGAACTGTTCCGCCGGGATGTGCACCCCGACTATTTTGCTCCCGGCGAGATAACGCTCGAACATCAGCTGGTAGCCTGGCTCAACAAAGGGTATGGACTGACCGGAGAAGCCGGCCAGGTCCTTGATACCATACATGAGGAGTTTCCACTTACCATGCATGGCATCTACCCGGATATCAGTTACCGGACAGCTCTGCATTGTATTGTGCAAAAAAAACCGGACTTGTTTCGGAAGATCTGGGAGACCTCGCGAAACAGGTTTCAGGATGTCGGAGGTGAATCGCTTACCTCACTGAAAATTCACCACATCCCTTCGGTTAAGGATTATTCGGACCATAACCTGGCGGAAATTCTGGAGACTCCAAACACCGATGACTTTTTGAAAGTCTCCCTTCTGGTGGTTATGACGGACCGCGATGAGACCGGAAACCGGTACCTCAGACAGAAGCTGATGGCCTTTCTGCAGGCTCATGAGATGCTGTATACCGAAGCATTGCTTGAGACCTATCGGCTCTGGACCGGAGAAGGCCGGGAGGAGGAATAG